CCAGACGATCGGCGGATGGGATCCGGTTCAGTTGGTCGGACAAAAGATGTCGATCTGGACCAAGGATGGCGAAATCCCAGCGGTCATTTCCCGCAAACCGATCCACCTACTGACCGATTCCGAGCGAAAAGCGGCCATTCAACTGAAAGATCTGTGGCTGGACATCGGGGCCAGAGACCAGGCCGAAGCGAAGAAGCTGGTTCAAATCGGCGATCCGGTCACCCTGCAACTGGGCATGCAGAAGATGCAGAACGATCTGGTCTTCGGTCCCAAGATGGACGACACCTCGGGGCTGTGGGTCGTCATCGAGGCGGCTCGCCGTTATGGCAAACTCAGCGATCAGAAGTGTGCCGCCTATGCCGTTTCGACCGTTCAGGAAGAAATTGGCCTGCGGGGAGCCAAGACAAGCGCCTACGCGATCGATCCGCAAATTGGTATCGCAGTCGATGTAACGCACGCGACAGATTGCCCCACAATTGATCGCGGCGAACGGGGAGAAATCTATCTCGGTCGCGGCCCGGTCATCTACCGTGGCCCCAACATGAATCCGAAGGTCGTTTCCCGACTGATGGAAGTGGCTGAGGCCAACCAGATTCCTTACCAAATGACCGCCTTGGGCCGAGCCGCCCCGAACGACTCGAACGCGATCCAAACGACCCGCGGTGGCGTGGCCGCCGGCCTCTTGGCAATTCCCAACCGCTATATGCATAGCGCGGTTGAAACGATCTCGCTGGAAGATATGG
This DNA window, taken from Bremerella alba, encodes the following:
- a CDS encoding M42 family metallopeptidase — its product is MESEPLKFFERMMNTPSPSGYEAPVQNLVREYAAEFADKVDTDFHGNVIASVNSGGNVRVMMAGHCDQIGLLVTQVDEMGFIHCQTIGGWDPVQLVGQKMSIWTKDGEIPAVISRKPIHLLTDSERKAAIQLKDLWLDIGARDQAEAKKLVQIGDPVTLQLGMQKMQNDLVFGPKMDDTSGLWVVIEAARRYGKLSDQKCAAYAVSTVQEEIGLRGAKTSAYAIDPQIGIAVDVTHATDCPTIDRGERGEIYLGRGPVIYRGPNMNPKVVSRLMEVAEANQIPYQMTALGRAAPNDSNAIQTTRGGVAAGLLAIPNRYMHSAVETISLEDMDHAATLLAQFLHSIQDDDDFRPGM